In the Dehalobacter sp. genome, TTACTCATCCGCCGCGATGGCGATGAAGGGCTCTTTAGAGCGTATGACAACATCGAATTTCTTGCTCCTGTTTTTGCAGGTGATTTTATTGAAGCCAAAGGCTGGATAACTG is a window encoding:
- a CDS encoding 3-aminobutyryl-CoA ammonia lyase yields the protein MNEVVIRLRIGAENAHYGGGLVDGAHLTKLFGDVATELLIRRDGDEGLFRAYDNIEFLAPVFAGDFIEAKGWIT